One region of Desulfitobacterium chlororespirans DSM 11544 genomic DNA includes:
- the dnaX gene encoding DNA polymerase III subunit gamma/tau, with product MAYLALYREWRPKNFKDMVGQDHVTKTLTNALMQSKVAHAYLFSGPRGTGKTTTAKVLAKALNCERRDGVEPCNQCDFCLSIDQGSAMEVFEIDAASNRGIDEIRDLRDKVRLSAGESKYKVYIIDEVHMLTTEAFNALLKTLEEPPERVVFILATTEVHKIPLTILSRVQRFEFHRIPLEQIHSHLDKVCQTIGRDVEPEALQIIAQKSEGGLRDALSILDQCLLLDGKLGVEQVYQVLGMVGEEFSSQLVDHLLTGDYAKALGCLGEGINQGMDPRQIIRELLDYLRQALLYASTQAFPQIAPHLREHLAYQCQKLGLKTLLQWIGILLQGESQLKYAANARLAAELLLVQVIYDSQPGYSKESPQVLERLQELEEEIKNLSSGKSRQESKGEPPKKLTERSSEPPGHKKPELPPLQDKPVILQGGETSPLSIEQVQGRWGDILEQVRKRKKSTHAFLMEGKPVELDGDSLVIVFKEGLSFHRDKVNQKENRETIEEVLQSILGKAYRLQSLLENEYGKDPKDSEQVEKAKENPMIKKAADLFGADLLIVEE from the coding sequence ATGGCTTATTTGGCTTTATACCGCGAATGGAGACCGAAGAATTTCAAAGATATGGTAGGGCAGGACCATGTCACCAAGACGCTGACCAATGCCCTTATGCAGAGCAAAGTAGCCCATGCCTACCTTTTCAGCGGACCGAGAGGAACGGGTAAAACCACTACGGCAAAGGTCTTGGCCAAGGCTTTAAATTGTGAGCGCCGGGATGGGGTTGAACCCTGCAATCAATGTGACTTTTGTCTGAGCATCGATCAAGGAAGCGCCATGGAGGTCTTTGAGATCGACGCGGCCTCCAACCGGGGTATCGATGAAATCCGTGATTTGCGGGATAAGGTTCGCCTCAGTGCCGGAGAAAGCAAATATAAGGTTTACATTATTGATGAAGTTCATATGTTAACCACCGAAGCTTTCAACGCCCTTCTCAAAACCCTGGAGGAACCTCCTGAGCGGGTGGTATTTATTCTGGCCACCACGGAGGTACATAAAATTCCCTTAACCATTCTTTCCCGGGTGCAACGCTTTGAATTTCACCGGATTCCTTTGGAACAGATTCATAGCCATTTAGATAAGGTGTGCCAAACCATCGGCCGGGATGTGGAGCCGGAAGCCCTCCAGATTATTGCCCAAAAATCGGAGGGTGGGCTGAGAGATGCCTTGAGTATTTTGGATCAGTGCCTCTTGCTGGATGGGAAACTGGGAGTAGAGCAGGTCTATCAGGTCCTGGGTATGGTTGGTGAAGAATTCAGCTCCCAGCTTGTGGATCACCTCCTGACCGGTGACTATGCTAAGGCCTTGGGATGTTTAGGGGAAGGCATCAATCAGGGGATGGATCCCAGACAGATCATCCGCGAGCTGCTGGATTATCTGCGGCAGGCCTTGCTCTATGCTTCAACTCAAGCCTTTCCTCAGATTGCGCCTCATCTTAGAGAGCATTTGGCTTACCAATGCCAAAAGCTGGGGCTCAAAACCCTCTTGCAATGGATAGGGATTTTGCTGCAGGGGGAAAGTCAGTTAAAATATGCCGCTAATGCCCGTTTAGCGGCGGAACTTCTCTTGGTTCAGGTGATTTATGACTCTCAGCCCGGTTATAGCAAGGAATCTCCCCAAGTTCTGGAACGCTTGCAGGAATTGGAGGAGGAGATCAAGAATCTTTCTTCAGGGAAGAGCCGCCAGGAAAGCAAAGGAGAACCACCCAAAAAGCTTACGGAGAGAAGCTCAGAGCCGCCGGGTCACAAAAAGCCTGAATTACCCCCCCTCCAGGATAAACCGGTAATTCTCCAAGGGGGAGAAACCTCTCCTCTGTCCATTGAACAGGTTCAAGGCCGCTGGGGAGATATTTTAGAGCAAGTAAGAAAACGCAAAAAATCCACCCATGCTTTTTTGATGGAAGGCAAGCCTGTTGAATTGGATGGAGATAGTCTGGTTATCGTATTTAAGGAAGGTCTATCTTTCCACCGGGATAAGGTCAATCAGAAGGAAAACCGAGAAACCATCGAAGAGGTTCTCCAAAGTATCCTGGGCAAAGCCTATCGGTTGCAAAGTCTCCTGGAAAATGAATATGGAAAAGACCCTAAGGATTCAGAACAAGTTGAAAAAGCCAAGGAAAATCCGATGATCAAAAAAGCGGCCGATTTATTTGGGGCGGATTTATTGATTGTTGAAGAATAA
- a CDS encoding YbaB/EbfC family nucleoid-associated protein: protein MAFKGGGMGNMGNMLKQAQKLQEEMAKAQEELKTRTVEASVGGGAVQVVVNGKNELVELKIKPEAVDPDDVEMLEDLVKAAVNEGLRKVEELVSSEMGKLTNGLKIPGLF from the coding sequence ATGGCATTTAAAGGCGGCGGTATGGGAAATATGGGCAATATGCTCAAGCAAGCTCAGAAGCTTCAGGAAGAAATGGCGAAGGCCCAAGAGGAGCTGAAGACCCGCACAGTGGAAGCATCAGTGGGCGGGGGTGCCGTTCAGGTCGTGGTTAATGGTAAAAATGAACTGGTGGAGTTAAAGATTAAACCGGAGGCTGTGGATCCCGATGATGTGGAGATGCTGGAGGATCTGGTCAAAGCCGCAGTCAACGAAGGCTTGCGCAAGGTGGAAGAGCTTGTATCCTCGGAAATGGGCAAATTAACCAATGGTTTAAAAATTCCCGGTCTCTTCTAA
- the recR gene encoding recombination mediator RecR — MDFLNYPEPLADLITSLSRLPGIGPKTAGRLAFYLLQQPQVAENLAETMIRAQREIRQCSLCCNYTDHDPCPICTGEKRERTLLCIVEQPRDVVSLEKTREFKGLYHVLHGVISPLEGVGPEQLTIPKLLGRLEGIEEVVMAMNPTVEGEATALYLSRLLKPLGIKVTRIAHGLPVGGDLEYADEITIARALEGRRQI, encoded by the coding sequence ATGGATTTTTTAAATTATCCTGAGCCCCTGGCCGATTTGATTACGAGTTTATCCCGTTTACCCGGAATCGGACCGAAAACGGCGGGGCGCTTGGCTTTTTATCTGTTGCAGCAACCTCAGGTGGCTGAAAACTTAGCGGAAACCATGATCAGAGCTCAGCGGGAAATCAGGCAGTGTTCCCTATGCTGTAATTATACGGATCATGATCCCTGTCCGATCTGTACCGGGGAGAAAAGGGAGCGTACCCTGCTCTGCATTGTGGAGCAGCCCCGGGATGTGGTTTCTTTAGAGAAAACAAGAGAATTTAAAGGTCTTTATCATGTCCTGCATGGTGTCATATCTCCTTTGGAAGGGGTTGGGCCGGAGCAGCTGACGATTCCCAAGCTTTTAGGGCGTTTGGAAGGAATCGAGGAAGTCGTCATGGCTATGAACCCCACGGTAGAAGGAGAAGCTACGGCACTGTATTTATCCAGGCTCTTAAAGCCTTTGGGAATCAAGGTGACACGGATTGCCCATGGTTTACCGGTGGGCGGTGATCTGGAGTATGCCGATGAAATTACCATCGCCCGTGCTTTAGAAGGCCGTCGTCAGATCTAA
- a CDS encoding pro-sigmaK processing inhibitor BofA family protein yields the protein MTLIFLALFVLLIGLVVKSSLGQPNTFLKAGIHILGGIVGLWIFDLILSVVGFGIPINVFTITLVGLLGFPGVVALVGLQVLGI from the coding sequence ATGACCTTAATTTTTTTGGCCTTATTCGTTCTATTGATCGGCTTAGTGGTTAAGAGCAGCTTAGGTCAACCCAACACCTTTTTAAAGGCGGGGATTCATATCCTGGGCGGAATCGTGGGCCTGTGGATTTTCGACTTGATATTAAGTGTTGTCGGATTCGGTATTCCTATTAACGTATTTACCATAACTTTGGTAGGTCTTTTAGGCTTTCCGGGGGTCGTAGCTTTGGTAGGCCTGCAGGTCCTGGGCATTTAA
- the nifJ gene encoding pyruvate:ferredoxin (flavodoxin) oxidoreductase produces the protein MAKMKTMDGNEAAALASYAFTEVATIFPITPSSTMAELVDEWAAHNKKNIFGQPVKVVEMQSEAGAAGAVHGSLQAGALTTTYTASQGLLLMIPNMYKIAGELLPSVFHVSARALATHALSIFGDHQDVMSVRATGFAQLSSHNVQEALDLGFIAHLATIKAKVPFVHFFDGFRTSHEIQKIEVTDYDDVAKLLDRDALQAFRDNALNPERPVLRGTAQNPDVYFQGREVSNRYYDAVPDIVAHYMDEYAKITGREYQPFQYYGAEDAERVIIAMGSVCDTIEETVDYLVAKGEKVGVVKVHLFRPFSTKYLFKVLPKTVKAIAVLDRTKEPGSTGEPLYLDVKDSFFNHEIKPVIVGGRYGLGSKDTTPSQVLAVYKNLAQAEPKNDFTIGIVDDVTFKSLAEDEVVSTAPEGTIACKFWGLGSDGTVGANKQAIKIIGDHTTMYAQAYFQYDSKKSGGITISHVRFGKKPIKSPYYVADANYVACHNQAYVGQYDLTKGLKKGGTFVLNCQWQPEELAEKLPASMKQFIAKNDIKLYVIDAVTIAREIGLGSRINMIMQSAFFKLANVIPVEEALGYLKESVVKTYGKKGQNIVDMNNAAIDRGADSLVKVEVPASWADAAPAQAEAAAAADLPEYVAKIQNVMNAQEGDSLPVSAFIGHEDGTVPVGTTAYEKRGIAVIVPEWDVEKCIQCNQCSYVCPHAAIRPFLLNEEEVANAPEGFVTKKALGKEADGLQLRVQVSPLDCTGCGNCAEVCPAKGKALVMKDAAEQTAAQAGNWEYALTVTNKAERFDITTVKGSQFAQPLLEFNGACPGCGETAYVKLLTQLYGDRMMIANATGCSSIWGGSAPSVPYTVNAKGQGPTWANSLFEDNAEFGYGMYLGVRQQREKLALLMEEACATEISADMKEAFQEWIAGMDDADASKAAAAKVRAALDAYAGDSALIADIKGRKDHLVKKSQWIVGGDGWAYDIGYGGLDHVLASGDDVNILVMDTEVYSNTGGQSSKATPRAAVAKFAAAGKKIRKKDLGMMAMSYGYIYVAQVALGANMAQTIKAMKEAEAYKGPSIIIAYAPCINHGLKSGMSKSVTEAKKAVEAGYWHLYRFNPDLEDQGKNPFTLDSKEPTASFRDFLMGEVRYTSLINTFPESAEELFEGAEKYAKVRLDSYKRLASYKYE, from the coding sequence ATGGCAAAAATGAAGACAATGGATGGTAACGAAGCTGCTGCTCTGGCGTCGTATGCGTTTACAGAAGTAGCAACCATCTTCCCGATCACTCCCTCTTCAACGATGGCTGAATTGGTAGATGAATGGGCTGCCCATAACAAGAAAAATATCTTCGGTCAACCTGTCAAAGTTGTTGAGATGCAATCTGAAGCAGGAGCTGCCGGTGCAGTTCACGGGTCCCTCCAGGCTGGTGCTCTTACCACCACCTATACAGCTTCACAAGGTCTGCTCTTAATGATTCCGAATATGTATAAAATCGCCGGCGAACTTCTGCCCAGCGTCTTCCACGTCAGTGCCCGGGCTTTGGCTACCCATGCACTTTCCATTTTCGGTGATCACCAGGATGTTATGTCCGTAAGAGCTACCGGTTTTGCTCAATTGTCTTCACATAATGTTCAAGAAGCTTTAGACCTGGGCTTTATTGCTCATTTAGCCACCATCAAAGCCAAAGTTCCTTTCGTTCATTTCTTCGATGGGTTCCGTACATCCCATGAAATTCAAAAAATCGAAGTAACCGATTATGATGATGTGGCAAAACTCTTGGATCGTGACGCTCTCCAGGCTTTCCGTGATAATGCCTTGAATCCTGAGCGCCCTGTTCTGCGTGGCACTGCCCAAAACCCGGATGTCTATTTCCAAGGCCGTGAAGTATCCAATCGCTATTATGATGCTGTTCCTGATATTGTGGCTCATTATATGGACGAATACGCTAAAATCACCGGCCGTGAATACCAGCCATTCCAATACTATGGTGCTGAAGATGCTGAGCGTGTGATCATCGCCATGGGTTCTGTTTGTGATACCATTGAAGAAACTGTGGATTATTTAGTAGCAAAAGGTGAAAAAGTGGGCGTGGTTAAGGTTCACCTCTTCCGTCCTTTCTCTACCAAATATCTGTTCAAAGTTCTGCCTAAGACAGTCAAGGCGATCGCTGTTCTTGACCGGACCAAAGAACCCGGTTCCACCGGTGAGCCTCTCTATCTCGATGTGAAGGATTCCTTCTTCAATCATGAAATCAAGCCTGTGATCGTGGGCGGACGTTATGGTTTAGGTTCCAAAGATACGACTCCTTCTCAAGTACTGGCTGTTTACAAGAATCTTGCCCAAGCTGAGCCTAAGAATGACTTCACCATCGGTATCGTGGACGATGTTACCTTCAAATCCTTAGCGGAAGATGAAGTCGTCAGCACTGCTCCTGAAGGCACAATTGCTTGTAAATTCTGGGGATTAGGCTCTGACGGTACCGTTGGCGCCAACAAGCAAGCGATTAAAATTATTGGTGACCACACCACTATGTACGCTCAAGCTTATTTCCAATACGATTCCAAGAAATCCGGTGGTATCACCATTTCCCACGTTCGTTTTGGTAAAAAACCAATCAAGTCCCCTTACTATGTAGCCGATGCCAACTATGTTGCCTGCCATAACCAAGCCTATGTCGGTCAATATGATCTGACCAAAGGTCTGAAGAAAGGCGGCACCTTCGTCCTGAATTGCCAATGGCAGCCTGAAGAATTGGCTGAAAAGCTTCCTGCTTCCATGAAACAATTCATCGCTAAAAATGATATTAAACTCTATGTCATTGATGCAGTGACCATCGCCCGGGAAATTGGTTTAGGTTCCCGTATTAATATGATTATGCAGTCCGCTTTCTTTAAGCTTGCTAACGTTATTCCTGTGGAAGAAGCCCTTGGCTATCTGAAGGAATCCGTCGTCAAAACTTATGGTAAAAAGGGACAAAACATTGTTGATATGAACAATGCCGCTATTGATCGCGGCGCCGATTCCCTGGTCAAGGTTGAGGTTCCCGCTTCCTGGGCCGATGCTGCTCCTGCCCAAGCTGAAGCAGCTGCTGCCGCAGATCTTCCCGAGTATGTGGCCAAAATCCAAAATGTTATGAACGCCCAAGAAGGGGACAGCCTTCCTGTCAGTGCTTTTATAGGCCATGAAGACGGAACGGTTCCCGTAGGAACGACTGCTTATGAGAAGCGCGGTATTGCCGTAATCGTGCCTGAATGGGATGTTGAAAAGTGTATCCAATGTAACCAATGCTCTTATGTATGCCCTCATGCGGCTATTCGTCCCTTCTTATTGAATGAAGAAGAGGTGGCCAATGCTCCCGAAGGCTTCGTGACCAAGAAAGCCCTCGGTAAAGAAGCTGACGGCCTCCAACTTCGTGTTCAAGTGAGCCCGCTGGATTGCACAGGCTGCGGCAACTGCGCCGAAGTATGCCCGGCTAAAGGCAAAGCTTTGGTCATGAAGGATGCGGCTGAACAAACTGCCGCCCAAGCCGGCAATTGGGAATATGCTTTGACCGTGACCAACAAAGCTGAGCGTTTTGATATCACCACCGTTAAGGGCAGCCAATTTGCCCAGCCTCTCCTCGAGTTCAACGGCGCTTGCCCAGGCTGCGGAGAAACAGCTTATGTTAAGCTCCTCACCCAGCTTTACGGCGATCGCATGATGATTGCCAACGCCACCGGATGCAGCTCCATCTGGGGCGGCAGTGCTCCTTCCGTACCTTATACTGTCAATGCTAAGGGACAAGGTCCTACCTGGGCGAACTCCCTCTTTGAAGACAATGCTGAGTTTGGTTATGGTATGTATCTTGGCGTTCGTCAACAGCGGGAAAAACTGGCTCTGTTGATGGAGGAAGCTTGCGCAACCGAGATCAGCGCCGACATGAAGGAAGCGTTCCAAGAGTGGATCGCTGGCATGGATGACGCCGATGCTTCCAAAGCTGCAGCCGCTAAGGTCCGTGCCGCTCTGGATGCCTATGCAGGCGACAGCGCTTTAATCGCCGATATTAAAGGCAGAAAAGATCATCTTGTTAAGAAATCCCAATGGATCGTCGGCGGCGACGGTTGGGCTTATGATATCGGTTACGGCGGTTTAGATCATGTCTTGGCTTCCGGTGACGACGTCAATATTCTGGTTATGGACACCGAAGTTTACTCCAATACCGGCGGTCAGTCTTCCAAGGCTACCCCCCGCGCTGCTGTGGCTAAATTTGCCGCGGCCGGTAAGAAGATCCGCAAGAAAGACCTGGGTATGATGGCCATGAGCTATGGCTATATCTATGTGGCTCAAGTAGCCCTTGGCGCCAATATGGCTCAAACCATTAAGGCGATGAAAGAGGCAGAAGCTTACAAAGGACCTTCCATCATCATCGCTTATGCTCCTTGCATCAACCATGGCCTGAAGTCCGGTATGTCCAAGAGCGTCACCGAGGCGAAGAAAGCAGTTGAAGCCGGTTACTGGCACCTCTATCGCTTCAACCCCGATCTCGAAGATCAAGGCAAGAATCCTTTCACCCTGGACTCCAAAGAGCCCACAGCTTCCTTCCGTGACTTCCTCATGGGCGAAGTTCGTTACACCTCCTTGATCAACACCTTCCCGGAATCTGCCGAAGAGCTCTTTGAAGGTGCCGAGAAATATGCAAAGGTCCGCTTGGATTCCTACAAGCGCTTAGCAAGTTACAAATACGAATAA
- a CDS encoding demethoxyubiquinone hydroxylase family protein → MDMDQEDLIRRLNWFYSLELNQVELYKVQSKQFKDHYAGQVFERVAAIEQSHVDNVAARITSLGAKPTLLGEVVSPILGMSLGNLMSLTGLERALQLNMELERKAMSDYKKLVQDLVAGGEDPSGDLCSQLKHNFVDEHLHTALFDTLRENLMEDKIETL, encoded by the coding sequence ATGGATATGGACCAGGAAGACCTGATACGAAGGCTGAATTGGTTCTACAGCTTGGAGCTCAATCAAGTGGAACTGTATAAGGTGCAAAGCAAGCAATTTAAAGATCACTATGCCGGGCAGGTCTTTGAGAGAGTGGCCGCCATAGAACAGTCCCATGTGGATAATGTGGCTGCCCGCATTACGAGTTTAGGCGCCAAGCCTACCCTGCTGGGAGAAGTGGTTTCTCCCATTCTCGGCATGTCCTTGGGCAATCTGATGTCTTTAACCGGTCTGGAAAGAGCTCTGCAGCTGAATATGGAGCTGGAAAGAAAAGCTATGAGCGATTATAAGAAATTAGTTCAGGACCTGGTGGCAGGGGGAGAGGATCCCAGCGGAGATCTTTGTAGTCAGCTGAAACATAATTTTGTGGATGAACATCTGCATACGGCATTGTTCGATACTCTGAGGGAGAACTTGATGGAAGACAAGATCGAGACACTATAA
- a CDS encoding spore germination protein has protein sequence MIKELTQRPYRKRIRVVHKVPIDQEWDKPVSFARIKEELSKSSDIIFRDFTLRGKEEIPCSLGVVDGLVDKDLLDAYILRVIMVEAVDDPVFQEMTLKNVIDRLLTLFTPTNEVKKIGRLGEAIDAMLSGDAVLFIKESQEALVISARGWSDRGVGVPQNESSIRGPKEGFNETLRTNTSLLRRKIKHPSLRLVSMKIGDLSKTDVVIAYVESIADMDVVGEVLKRLSRIRTDAVISGDMLEELIEDHPYSPFPQVSNTERPDIVASDLLEGRIAIMVDGTPSALIVPVTLPMFMQVNDDYYQRAMIVVIVRTIRYWGAFIALLAPSLYIAVTTFHQELMPTTLVLSLAANREAVPFSALGEALLMLLALEILQEGGLRLPKPIGQTIGIVGALIIGDAAVSAGLISPIMVIVIGLTAVSGYTIPYYDLAIAIRLIRLPLMILAGTMGFFGLAVGLYLCIIHLLALRSFGTPYLSPIAPLRIRAFLQDTFVRAPWWASREIPDLVDVHDTKSGRKK, from the coding sequence ATGATCAAAGAACTTACTCAGCGTCCTTATCGGAAGAGAATCCGTGTGGTTCATAAGGTTCCTATCGATCAAGAATGGGATAAGCCTGTTTCTTTTGCGCGGATTAAAGAAGAATTATCCAAAAGCAGTGATATTATTTTTCGGGATTTCACCTTGCGGGGCAAAGAAGAAATACCCTGTTCTCTTGGCGTGGTCGATGGTTTGGTCGATAAAGACTTATTAGATGCTTATATCCTGCGGGTAATCATGGTTGAGGCCGTTGATGATCCGGTCTTTCAGGAAATGACTCTAAAAAATGTCATTGATCGTTTGCTGACTCTTTTTACGCCAACCAATGAAGTGAAGAAGATCGGCCGCTTGGGGGAGGCCATTGATGCAATGCTGTCCGGTGATGCCGTTCTTTTCATTAAGGAAAGCCAGGAGGCCCTTGTCATCAGTGCCCGCGGCTGGTCGGACCGGGGAGTGGGCGTTCCCCAGAACGAATCCTCCATCCGCGGACCCAAGGAGGGGTTCAATGAGACTCTGCGGACTAACACCTCTCTGCTGAGAAGAAAGATCAAGCATCCATCTCTGCGGCTGGTTTCCATGAAAATCGGGGATCTTTCCAAAACGGATGTGGTGATTGCCTATGTGGAGAGTATTGCCGATATGGACGTGGTTGGAGAGGTGCTTAAGCGACTGAGCCGCATCCGGACCGATGCGGTGATTTCCGGAGACATGCTGGAGGAGTTGATTGAAGATCATCCTTATTCCCCTTTTCCTCAAGTCTCCAATACGGAGCGGCCCGATATTGTGGCCTCCGACCTTTTGGAGGGACGAATAGCCATTATGGTGGATGGCACTCCGTCGGCCTTGATCGTGCCGGTTACCTTGCCCATGTTTATGCAGGTCAATGACGACTATTATCAAAGAGCGATGATTGTCGTTATTGTGCGCACAATACGCTATTGGGGGGCATTTATAGCCCTTTTGGCCCCTAGCCTGTATATTGCCGTGACCACCTTTCATCAGGAGTTAATGCCTACTACCCTGGTCTTAAGTCTTGCAGCCAATCGGGAAGCGGTTCCCTTCTCAGCTCTTGGAGAGGCACTACTAATGCTGCTTGCCCTGGAGATCCTCCAGGAGGGCGGGCTGCGGCTCCCCAAGCCTATCGGACAGACCATTGGGATCGTGGGAGCTTTGATCATAGGGGATGCGGCTGTCAGCGCCGGTTTGATCAGCCCGATTATGGTGATTGTCATCGGTCTTACGGCGGTATCCGGCTATACGATTCCTTACTACGATCTGGCCATTGCCATCCGTTTGATTCGTCTGCCCCTGATGATTCTGGCGGGAACCATGGGCTTTTTCGGCTTGGCAGTTGGGCTCTACCTTTGTATAATTCATTTGCTGGCTCTGCGTTCTTTTGGCACTCCTTACCTCAGCCCTATTGCCCCTTTAAGAATCCGTGCCTTTCTTCAGGATACTTTCGTCAGAGCACCATGGTGGGCTTCCAGGGAGATACCGGATTTAGTAGATGTTCATGACACAAAGTCAGGGAGGAAAAAATAA
- a CDS encoding GerAB/ArcD/ProY family transporter, producing the protein MERISTHQFTILSTAVLLGTTYMVAGSVLAGTAGRDGWMAILPGFALGIPLAFMIFSLMPRYPGMNLIEISEKVLGKWLGKGMGLLYSGITLYFGAILLGQGVDMYNRSVLPLMPQYILVLGSFVIVAYLYFSGVEVLSRFSEVIFPIICLSLVFIALFSIPRFERGELFPLLDNGVKPVLNAMWKVAPWPMEYILFLGGLLPFLPRKAKDLKVLKRGILKAFSIVILLSTLMILIQIMTFGPFETSRLTYAILVLGNMIEISRTISGVEVIFTLIWTGALTLKITALLFAGIWGLQAVFGIKSRKAGVKMSVIVGIIYVLIPLYTLTGINVVVEIGLMDDYFILPFTVLWVVWIWGVERWKRRKKNSSN; encoded by the coding sequence GTGGAACGCATATCCACCCATCAGTTCACGATATTAAGCACGGCAGTCCTCCTGGGGACAACCTATATGGTTGCCGGGTCAGTGCTGGCTGGAACAGCGGGAAGGGATGGCTGGATGGCCATCCTGCCCGGGTTTGCCTTGGGAATCCCCCTGGCTTTCATGATATTTTCTCTAATGCCTCGGTACCCCGGTATGAATCTGATCGAAATATCGGAAAAAGTACTGGGGAAGTGGCTTGGCAAGGGAATGGGGCTTTTATATAGTGGGATTACGCTCTATTTCGGGGCCATCTTATTGGGTCAGGGAGTGGATATGTATAATCGAAGTGTTCTCCCTCTGATGCCTCAATATATCTTGGTTTTAGGGAGCTTCGTTATTGTTGCCTATCTGTACTTCAGTGGGGTAGAAGTATTAAGTCGCTTTTCAGAAGTTATTTTTCCTATTATCTGTTTATCATTGGTTTTTATAGCCTTATTCAGCATTCCCCGCTTTGAGAGAGGGGAGCTTTTTCCCTTGTTAGATAATGGAGTCAAACCGGTGCTTAATGCTATGTGGAAGGTAGCGCCTTGGCCTATGGAATATATTCTCTTTTTAGGGGGATTGCTGCCCTTCTTGCCACGCAAAGCAAAAGATTTAAAGGTATTAAAAAGAGGGATACTTAAAGCTTTTTCCATAGTTATTTTATTAAGCACCCTGATGATTCTTATTCAAATCATGACCTTTGGTCCTTTTGAAACCTCCCGTCTTACCTATGCCATTTTGGTACTTGGGAATATGATTGAGATTTCCCGGACCATATCCGGAGTTGAGGTGATTTTCACTCTGATCTGGACAGGGGCGTTAACTTTAAAGATCACAGCCCTGTTGTTTGCAGGGATATGGGGTCTGCAAGCTGTTTTCGGCATAAAAAGTCGCAAAGCAGGTGTTAAAATGAGTGTTATTGTAGGAATTATTTATGTGCTGATCCCTTTGTATACGTTAACAGGCATCAATGTGGTAGTGGAGATAGGGTTAATGGATGACTATTTTATTCTCCCCTTCACGGTTTTATGGGTAGTATGGATATGGGGGGTGGAGCGATGGAAACGCCGCAAA